In Nitrosarchaeum koreense MY1, one genomic interval encodes:
- a CDS encoding class I SAM-dependent methyltransferase, with the protein MEIFNQKIQWVDPITNETLNSDGHYLVSNHSSYSISNGIPNFVDNVNDQTQKQVQESFGEKWTQSDFGQNDAEFEEKIKPVYLEMMGLEESDLDIFNNKIILEVGIGSGSSSRLWGPQAKEFHGVDISKAIYRVQTNLKKLIPNPILSQADINKLPYLDESFDVVVSNGVFHHTPDTKLALKNSLKKLKIGGFCIFYIYKTKSPIREFSDDYIRSKISDLHYDNAWEKIKPLTDFGKLLHEKNTQITIPFDIELLGIKKGTYDLQRFFYDYFFKCFWKDSWGYDYSNLVNVDWYHPKYCWRHSKDEIQSWCAEFNLDIKYIKELESGYACYVVKTSSIT; encoded by the coding sequence ATGGAAATATTTAATCAAAAAATACAATGGGTTGATCCAATTACTAATGAAACTTTGAATTCTGATGGGCATTATCTTGTTTCAAATCATTCATCATATTCTATATCCAATGGTATACCAAACTTTGTTGATAATGTAAATGATCAAACGCAAAAACAAGTTCAAGAATCATTTGGAGAAAAGTGGACACAGAGTGATTTTGGACAAAATGATGCTGAATTTGAAGAAAAAATTAAGCCTGTTTACCTAGAAATGATGGGTCTTGAAGAATCTGATCTAGATATCTTCAATAATAAAATTATTCTTGAAGTAGGAATTGGAAGTGGTTCATCATCAAGATTATGGGGACCACAAGCCAAAGAATTTCATGGAGTAGATATCTCAAAAGCAATTTACCGTGTTCAAACAAATTTAAAAAAATTAATTCCAAATCCTATTCTTTCCCAGGCTGACATCAATAAACTTCCTTATCTTGACGAAAGTTTTGATGTTGTTGTTAGTAATGGTGTATTTCATCATACACCTGATACAAAATTAGCATTAAAAAATTCCCTAAAAAAATTAAAAATTGGTGGTTTTTGTATTTTTTATATATATAAAACAAAATCACCCATTAGAGAATTTTCAGACGACTATATCCGTTCAAAAATTTCTGATTTACATTATGATAATGCATGGGAAAAAATCAAGCCTCTTACCGATTTTGGAAAGTTACTACATGAAAAAAATACTCAGATTACTATACCATTCGATATAGAACTGTTGGGAATAAAAAAAGGAACATATGATCTACAAAGATTTTTTTATGATTATTTTTTTAAATGTTTTTGGAAAGATTCATGGGGATATGATTATTCTAATCTTGTTAATGTTGATTGGTATCATCCAAAATATTGTTGGAGACATTCAAAAGATGAAATACAATCATGGTGTGCTGAGTTTAATCTAGATATCAAATATATCAAAGAACTAGAAAGCGGTTATGCATGTTATGTTGTAAAAACTTCCAGTATAACCTGA
- a CDS encoding nucleotide sugar dehydrogenase produces MIKQILSKKVFAIYGLGNVGGSIAAVWLRAGAKVIGVDISKTLLTEIQDGISHKKEPFLSETFSKSIKNKSFFLTSDGIDASKRSSIKIIVVPVGLKNKKVDLSSVIQVTKNIAKGLKKGDTVILSPSVPPGTTEKIVLPILEKESKLKGEKDFYLIYNPERIFEGRAVKDIEENYPAVISGLGPKSLKIAENLFRIISKKGVLKMPTLAEAEAEKLFEGAYRDVNIALANELAEYCEKIGINFWETRKGANSQPFCHLHYPGTGVGGLCIPVYPRIIIENASKFGKTMSLLEYSRRINDNMPKKCVDDAIKMLLKNKIKPKNAKVAVLGLGFRGEVTDTRLSPTYDVVNEFLKKECTVTVHDPYIFEDTILPKSVPLTKDLVTATQNADLIFISSDHKIYSKLDSKSFSKGKKSILFFDGRNVLNPKLFSSGMLNTIGIGKN; encoded by the coding sequence TTGATTAAACAAATTTTATCCAAAAAAGTTTTTGCGATATATGGACTTGGTAATGTTGGAGGTTCAATAGCTGCTGTTTGGCTTAGAGCAGGTGCCAAGGTTATCGGTGTTGATATTTCTAAAACTCTTCTGACTGAAATCCAGGATGGCATTTCTCATAAGAAAGAACCTTTCTTATCTGAAACTTTTTCAAAATCCATTAAAAACAAGTCGTTTTTTCTAACCTCTGATGGAATTGATGCGTCAAAAAGATCTTCAATCAAAATTATCGTAGTTCCAGTAGGATTGAAAAACAAAAAGGTGGATCTTAGTTCTGTAATTCAAGTAACCAAAAATATAGCTAAGGGTCTCAAAAAAGGTGACACTGTAATTTTATCTCCATCTGTTCCGCCTGGAACTACAGAAAAAATAGTCTTGCCAATTCTTGAAAAAGAAAGCAAACTAAAAGGTGAAAAAGACTTTTACCTCATTTACAATCCTGAAAGAATTTTTGAAGGAAGAGCAGTTAAAGATATTGAAGAAAATTATCCTGCCGTAATCTCTGGACTTGGACCCAAGAGTTTGAAGATTGCTGAAAATCTATTTAGGATTATTTCCAAAAAAGGAGTTTTAAAAATGCCTACTTTAGCAGAAGCTGAAGCTGAAAAATTATTTGAAGGAGCATATAGAGATGTAAACATTGCACTTGCAAATGAATTGGCAGAATATTGTGAAAAAATTGGAATTAATTTCTGGGAAACTCGTAAAGGTGCAAATTCTCAACCTTTTTGTCATTTGCATTATCCTGGTACCGGTGTAGGTGGTCTGTGCATTCCAGTTTATCCACGCATAATTATAGAAAACGCATCAAAATTTGGCAAGACCATGAGTCTTTTAGAATATTCTAGAAGAATCAATGATAACATGCCCAAAAAATGTGTTGATGATGCCATTAAAATGCTCTTAAAAAATAAAATTAAACCTAAAAATGCAAAAGTAGCCGTTCTTGGATTGGGTTTTAGAGGAGAAGTTACAGATACAAGATTGTCTCCTACATATGATGTTGTAAATGAATTTCTCAAAAAAGAATGTACAGTAACTGTTCATGATCCGTATATTTTTGAAGACACAATATTGCCAAAATCAGTTCCTCTTACAAAAGATCTTGTAACTGCTACCCAGAATGCAGATCTAATCTTTATTTCATCGGATCATAAAATTTACTCTAAACTTGATTCAAAATCATTTTCAAAAGGAAAAAAATCGATTTTGTTTTTTGACGGACGTAATGTTCTCAATCCCAAGTTATTTTCATCTGGCATGCTCAATACAATTGGAATCGGCAAAAACTAA
- a CDS encoding DegT/DnrJ/EryC1/StrS family aminotransferase, whose translation MTEKKLIPLAVPDVGEDEINEIRKVMATGFLTEGSTTKEFEDMVAKYVGVKHAIAVTSCTTGLHAVLECLNIKGQEVIVPDYTYPATAEAVILAGGIPVLADVDLNSMNMTTDILEEAYDEKMSVFSPVSWAGVPLEKEIYQKAKKLDLKCLEDSACSLGAKIGEDYVGKIADYSCFSFHPRKVITTGEGGMITTDNDEIAEKCYSFKHFGAKGSSFETIGTNYKLSNVLSAIGLVQMKKIEKIIEDRIQKAKIYQELLSKIGNIKPAYVGKNTRQTFQSYTCYVQKDGYRDKIRKALADENIQSQIGTYALHLEPAYKNMKKVGNLENSAKLFNNALTLPLHKNLTQEDQENICKIINKTLNN comes from the coding sequence GTGACTGAAAAGAAACTCATACCGCTAGCTGTTCCTGATGTAGGAGAGGATGAGATAAACGAGATCAGAAAAGTAATGGCTACAGGTTTTCTAACAGAGGGAAGCACTACAAAAGAATTTGAAGACATGGTTGCAAAATATGTGGGAGTAAAACACGCAATAGCAGTTACTTCATGCACTACAGGACTGCATGCAGTATTGGAATGTTTGAATATTAAAGGACAAGAAGTCATTGTTCCAGATTACACGTACCCTGCTACTGCCGAAGCAGTAATTTTGGCGGGTGGAATTCCAGTACTTGCAGATGTGGATTTGAATAGCATGAATATGACTACAGATATTCTAGAGGAAGCATATGATGAAAAAATGAGCGTTTTCAGTCCAGTTTCATGGGCAGGGGTTCCATTAGAAAAAGAAATCTATCAAAAGGCAAAAAAACTAGATTTGAAATGTCTGGAAGATTCTGCATGTAGTTTAGGTGCAAAAATTGGCGAGGATTACGTCGGAAAGATTGCAGATTATTCTTGTTTTAGTTTTCACCCAAGAAAGGTAATTACAACTGGAGAGGGCGGCATGATAACTACAGATAATGATGAAATTGCAGAAAAGTGTTACTCCTTTAAGCATTTTGGAGCAAAGGGATCTTCTTTTGAAACTATAGGAACCAATTACAAATTATCAAATGTGTTAAGTGCCATCGGGTTAGTTCAGATGAAGAAAATTGAAAAAATAATTGAAGACCGAATTCAAAAGGCAAAAATTTATCAAGAATTACTATCAAAAATTGGAAACATCAAACCAGCATATGTAGGCAAGAATACAAGACAAACATTTCAATCATATACTTGTTATGTGCAAAAAGATGGTTACAGAGACAAGATAAGAAAGGCATTGGCTGATGAAAATATTCAAAGTCAAATCGGTACATATGCATTGCATTTAGAACCAGCATACAAGAATATGAAAAAAGTAGGCAATTTAGAAAACTCGGCAAAATTATTTAATAACGCATTGACACTTCCGCTTCACAAAAATTTGACACAGGAAGATCAAGAAAATATTTGCAAGATAATCAATAAGACACTAAATAATTAA
- a CDS encoding acyltransferase, with amino-acid sequence MRTKKLEISEQFYSDLISIHKKRRNEVKKKWNRVLPFNELISDRWEKAKFLNGLSGSSIYDNSYVFGKVSIGKNTWIGPYTILDGSGGKLSIGDFCSISSGVQIYTHNTVKWAVSGGKAEYEKKSVRISDNCYIGPYSVISMGSSIGKGSVIGTSSFVNTVIPPYSIAFGSPAKIVGKVKVKGKNVEFEYFKK; translated from the coding sequence TTGAGAACAAAAAAACTTGAAATTTCAGAACAGTTTTACTCTGACTTAATATCAATACATAAAAAACGACGAAATGAAGTTAAAAAAAAATGGAACCGAGTTTTACCTTTTAATGAATTAATATCTGACAGATGGGAAAAAGCTAAATTTTTGAATGGATTGTCTGGCAGTAGCATATATGATAACAGTTATGTATTTGGTAAGGTTTCTATTGGAAAAAATACTTGGATAGGTCCTTATACTATACTTGATGGCAGTGGTGGAAAACTCTCCATAGGTGATTTTTGTAGTATTAGCAGCGGAGTGCAAATCTATACTCATAACACGGTAAAATGGGCTGTAAGTGGTGGAAAAGCTGAATATGAAAAAAAATCTGTCAGAATAAGTGATAATTGTTACATTGGTCCTTACTCGGTAATTAGTATGGGATCTAGTATTGGAAAAGGAAGTGTTATTGGAACATCAAGTTTTGTCAATACTGTAATTCCTCCTTATTCAATTGCGTTTGGTTCTCCAGCAAAGATTGTAGGTAAGGTTAAAGTCAAAGGAAAAAATGTAGAGTTTGAGTATTTTAAAAAATAA
- a CDS encoding NAD-dependent epimerase/dehydratase family protein, translated as MKILIMGSEGFVGKNLVKGLSEKHDIYTSDQLDSTDQNYSKCDITNYDSVEKIVRDVDAVIHLTAHSLVSSLDGSITNARVNIMGLLNLLESCRKNSVPKVIFTSASSLVGEPKSFHVNEDHTPKPKTAYGITKLTSEHYLRLYHELYGIDYTVFRFFNIYGPFQKNGLIPSIFNKIQNNDSITIFGKGDQVRDYVYIEDILPFFEQAASSEIGKNKVFNMGTGKGSTILEIVKNMSEILKIEPKIEYQPVRPGEIGNFVADTTLLHETFGKIPSTDVKIGLSKTIDWLKNNS; from the coding sequence ATGAAAATACTGATAATGGGCTCAGAAGGATTTGTAGGAAAAAACTTGGTCAAGGGACTATCTGAAAAACATGATATCTATACATCTGATCAACTTGATTCTACTGATCAAAATTATTCTAAATGTGATATTACAAATTACGATTCAGTGGAAAAGATAGTTAGAGATGTAGATGCTGTAATTCATCTGACTGCTCATTCTTTAGTTTCTTCTCTCGATGGTTCTATTACCAATGCTAGAGTTAACATCATGGGATTACTCAATTTACTTGAAAGCTGCAGAAAAAATTCAGTTCCCAAAGTGATTTTTACTTCTGCTTCCTCTCTTGTAGGTGAGCCAAAATCTTTTCATGTAAATGAAGATCATACTCCAAAACCCAAAACAGCGTATGGAATAACAAAATTAACATCTGAACATTATTTGCGCCTATATCATGAGCTGTATGGTATAGATTACACTGTATTTAGATTTTTTAATATTTATGGACCATTTCAAAAAAATGGATTAATCCCGTCAATTTTTAATAAAATTCAAAACAATGACTCTATTACAATTTTTGGGAAAGGAGATCAAGTTCGTGATTATGTTTACATTGAAGACATTCTTCCATTTTTTGAACAGGCAGCTTCCTCAGAAATTGGAAAAAATAAGGTTTTCAATATGGGAACTGGAAAAGGCAGTACCATACTAGAAATTGTAAAAAACATGTCTGAAATTCTTAAAATTGAGCCAAAAATTGAGTACCAACCTGTCAGACCAGGTGAGATAGGTAATTTTGTGGCCGATACAACTTTACTGCATGAAACATTTGGTAAAATCCCTTCAACAGATGTTAAAATCGGTCTTAGCAAAACAATTGATTGGCTAAAAAATAACTCGTGA
- a CDS encoding ArnT family glycosyltransferase codes for MNLKYVKNPTIKNPIIVLPTIIAIGIAVRFLFVPFEIPLNSDNFAYFMYAIDHSLGQNSTMQVNNNGWPLFVSFFFSLYNSDNFLDYMALQRILSVVISSLTAIPIYFLCRKFFDERLALVGSLIFVFEPRIIQNSTFGITDPLYILLIVIGMVLILSSSHKKNYLAFIAIALASTVRIEGLFLLPAFVLVFFLKNPISKEKIFHISVSVLIFILIVSAVGILRTEEFGSDNFWSRVSVSTEELTDSPETKMYGGTINLVSEGLINTFKFLGWSLIPMLIFVVPIGFVLMIKDRKTAKFVLSIGFFILLPAVYAFSFASDTRYLFPLYPIFALLALFLFRWIYENKNKFFKISLISLVVLIAISSPLFLIWKDIDRDHESAVYEIMREMIPSNVIVNNFEPESSYVFSAGISQMNNFPRTWAEISADTAIVQIRGTNSMEELLTSSGYHEDRFGRSFLVEKITHIVVKEDNNPAFLNDVFENEEKYDYLTKEYDSKEKGHDIYFKLFRINYEKIPEQKQQ; via the coding sequence TTGAATTTAAAATATGTAAAAAATCCCACTATCAAAAACCCAATCATAGTTTTACCGACAATTATTGCAATTGGAATAGCAGTTAGATTTCTTTTTGTTCCATTTGAAATTCCATTGAATTCAGATAATTTTGCATATTTTATGTATGCTATAGATCATAGCTTAGGACAAAACTCAACTATGCAAGTAAATAATAATGGTTGGCCACTTTTTGTAAGTTTTTTCTTCTCATTGTATAATTCAGATAATTTTTTGGACTATATGGCATTGCAGAGAATTTTGTCAGTTGTGATTTCCTCACTAACTGCAATTCCTATTTATTTTCTTTGCAGAAAATTTTTTGATGAAAGACTTGCACTAGTTGGAAGTTTAATCTTTGTCTTTGAACCAAGAATAATTCAAAACTCAACTTTTGGAATTACAGATCCATTATACATTTTGTTGATAGTTATTGGCATGGTTCTCATATTAAGTTCGAGTCATAAGAAGAATTATCTAGCTTTTATTGCAATTGCATTAGCGTCTACAGTAAGAATTGAGGGGCTATTTTTATTACCTGCATTTGTTTTAGTGTTTTTTCTAAAGAATCCAATAAGCAAAGAAAAAATTTTTCATATTTCAGTTTCAGTACTAATTTTTATTTTAATTGTTTCAGCAGTGGGAATTTTGAGAACGGAGGAATTTGGTTCTGATAATTTTTGGTCCCGAGTTAGTGTTAGTACTGAGGAGTTGACAGATAGTCCAGAAACTAAGATGTATGGAGGTACAATTAATCTTGTTTCTGAAGGTTTGATAAATACATTCAAGTTTCTTGGATGGTCTCTGATTCCAATGTTGATCTTTGTTGTCCCAATTGGATTTGTATTAATGATTAAAGATAGAAAGACTGCCAAATTTGTGCTCAGTATTGGCTTTTTTATTCTCTTACCAGCAGTATACGCATTTTCATTTGCGTCAGATACGAGATATCTGTTTCCTTTGTATCCAATTTTTGCATTACTAGCGTTATTTCTTTTTAGATGGATATATGAAAATAAGAATAAATTTTTTAAAATTTCGCTAATTAGCTTAGTTGTGTTGATTGCAATTTCTTCTCCATTATTTCTGATTTGGAAAGATATTGACAGAGATCATGAGAGTGCAGTATATGAGATTATGAGAGAAATGATCCCCTCAAATGTAATAGTAAATAATTTTGAACCAGAATCGTCGTATGTTTTCTCTGCTGGAATCAGTCAAATGAATAATTTTCCAAGGACTTGGGCAGAAATATCAGCAGATACAGCAATAGTACAGATAAGAGGGACAAATTCCATGGAGGAATTATTAACATCAAGTGGATATCATGAAGATAGGTTCGGAAGATCCTTTTTAGTTGAAAAAATAACTCACATAGTAGTAAAAGAAGATAACAATCCAGCATTTCTAAATGATGTGTTTGAAAATGAAGAAAAATATGATTATTTGACTAAAGAATATGATTCAAAAGAGAAAGGACACGACATTTACTTTAAACTTTTCAGAATAAATTATGAAAAAATCCCTGAACAAAAACAACAATAA
- a CDS encoding asparagine synthase C-terminal domain-containing protein translates to MQINKNQIRNYLTIRYDPLINSSHLATWKDFETQTSDPHGLVTENLLTLSLKNSIPDDNKSIAISLSSGIDSSICLAILRKTFPKRKIIAICGVFENGFDESIEAKKIADKFSAEFKILHMGSMFTNMPEIISISKRPRWNTYTHLIAKEAKKKANFLVTGDGADELFGGYVFRYHKFNQLLKSKDQWLEKTKKYLECHNRDWVPDQNNLFGKCIKFNWNEIYNYFKPYFHNALDPISQVMLADFNGKLLFDFIPTGKAISDYYKIKNIPIFLDTSLITFAQKLPLNQKYDNKNNRGKLVLRAISKRLGINHIEEKKGFSPSLLFDWQKNGKEICQSFLLNKNSQIYKKNLINYDWTVKAFDQIEFDGDIRYLNRLISILALEIWIKIFVTNELKNTKKLV, encoded by the coding sequence TTGCAAATTAACAAAAACCAAATTCGTAATTATCTTACAATTCGATATGATCCTCTGATAAATTCCTCCCATTTAGCAACTTGGAAAGATTTTGAAACTCAAACTTCTGATCCACATGGGCTTGTGACTGAAAACCTTCTTACTCTCTCTTTAAAAAATTCTATCCCTGATGACAATAAATCAATAGCAATTTCGCTAAGTAGTGGAATTGATTCTTCAATATGTTTAGCAATACTACGAAAAACGTTTCCCAAAAGAAAAATAATTGCTATATGTGGAGTTTTTGAAAATGGTTTTGATGAATCAATTGAAGCAAAAAAAATTGCAGACAAATTCTCTGCCGAATTCAAAATACTTCATATGGGTTCAATGTTTACAAACATGCCAGAGATCATCTCTATTTCCAAGAGACCTAGATGGAATACTTACACTCATCTTATTGCCAAAGAAGCTAAAAAGAAAGCAAATTTTTTGGTGACTGGTGATGGCGCTGATGAACTATTTGGCGGATATGTTTTTCGATATCATAAATTCAATCAACTTTTAAAGTCAAAGGATCAATGGCTAGAAAAAACTAAAAAATATCTAGAGTGTCATAATCGAGATTGGGTTCCGGATCAAAATAATTTGTTTGGTAAATGTATCAAGTTTAATTGGAATGAAATTTATAATTATTTCAAACCTTATTTTCATAATGCTCTAGATCCTATTTCTCAGGTAATGCTAGCTGATTTTAATGGAAAATTGTTATTTGATTTTATACCTACTGGGAAAGCGATATCTGATTATTACAAAATCAAAAACATTCCAATATTCTTGGATACCTCTTTGATAACTTTTGCACAAAAACTACCATTAAATCAAAAATATGACAACAAAAATAATAGAGGAAAATTAGTGTTAAGAGCAATATCAAAAAGGTTAGGGATCAATCATATTGAAGAAAAAAAAGGTTTTTCACCTAGTTTACTTTTTGATTGGCAGAAAAATGGTAAAGAAATATGTCAGTCATTCTTATTAAATAAAAATTCTCAGATATATAAAAAAAATCTAATCAATTATGACTGGACTGTAAAAGCATTTGATCAAATTGAATTTGATGGAGACATAAGATATTTGAATAGATTAATTTCTATACTTGCTTTAGAAATATGGATTAAAATTTTTGTAACAAACGAATTAAAAAATACTAAAAAATTAGTTTAA
- a CDS encoding glycosyltransferase family 2 protein, protein MINLKITVGIPAYNEEKNIASIIENLSKIADTIIVCNDGSSDNTGRIAEKMGAVVINHERNIGYGGAIRSLFLKARELESDVLVTMDSDGQHRISDVLPVAEPIIKNQADLVIGSRFLEGNQENIPKYRKIGIKMITKLANASLEDAVSDSQSGFRAYSKTVLSAITPSEQGMGVSNEILMKASKNGFKIAEVPIVVSYEGKTSTQHPVSHGVSVTLSTLKFISIEHPLKFYGIPGLIFFGIGLIFTIMTIQGFTETRQILLSAAVIGVGTIIFGTVLLMTSIILYSIVNLVRENSSK, encoded by the coding sequence GTGATTAATTTGAAAATTACTGTAGGAATTCCGGCGTATAACGAAGAAAAAAATATTGCCTCCATAATTGAAAATTTAAGCAAAATAGCAGATACAATCATTGTCTGTAATGACGGTTCTAGTGATAATACTGGAAGAATAGCTGAAAAAATGGGGGCAGTTGTAATTAATCATGAAAGAAATATTGGATATGGTGGCGCCATACGATCACTCTTTCTTAAAGCTAGAGAATTAGAAAGTGATGTTCTAGTTACAATGGACTCTGATGGTCAACACAGAATCTCTGATGTATTGCCTGTTGCCGAACCAATCATTAAAAACCAGGCAGATCTAGTAATTGGTTCAAGATTCCTTGAGGGAAATCAGGAAAACATTCCAAAATACAGAAAGATTGGAATAAAAATGATAACTAAACTTGCCAATGCTTCTTTAGAGGATGCAGTATCTGATTCTCAAAGCGGTTTTAGGGCATATAGTAAAACTGTTCTTTCAGCAATAACTCCATCAGAACAAGGTATGGGAGTATCAAATGAAATTCTTATGAAAGCAAGTAAAAATGGGTTTAAAATTGCTGAAGTGCCAATAGTTGTATCATATGAAGGCAAAACCTCTACACAACATCCAGTTTCGCATGGCGTATCTGTAACACTGAGTACGCTAAAATTTATCTCAATTGAGCATCCTTTGAAATTCTATGGAATTCCAGGGCTGATTTTTTTTGGAATAGGACTGATATTTACAATTATGACGATTCAGGGATTTACAGAAACAAGACAAATTCTGTTGAGTGCTGCCGTAATTGGTGTTGGCACAATAATTTTTGGCACCGTTTTACTTATGACTTCTATCATTTTATATTCTATAGTAAATCTCGTACGAGAAAACTCTTCAAAGTGA
- a CDS encoding B12-binding domain-containing radical SAM protein has product MKYKQILLTRPPTGSNALQGGSDADPHPQPPLGLAYLAGVIERLPDVNVLDILDGNFSKNYVYDVKMAVKKHNPDLVGFSAFTPFANPALEAATAVKEVNPSILTVLGGPHAVLADVTMRKCPALDVIVYDEGEGQIEEIVSGKPLSDVAGLFIRKEGKVVPTAPRSYIDNMDSLPYPAYHKLPHFPDGYHPHPPKSTGKKWSSIMWSRGCPFFCNYCNRENSFGLKFRNQSPEYVVDHIKYLHSEYGIEELTFYDDVMSLNRKATMTLMKAMNPEKLGFKLDWDAETRVDLVDKELLLEMKKAGCRMISYGIEHGVFIHEIKGGRATLKQAEDAVRWTHEAGIQTVGYYMIGLPQETEETIKKTIEFAKKLDCTYAQFAITMPFPGNKLYDEAIKSGLIQLDDTWDKFVYAGVGSGGIQAPVLTTNALSAKDLAYWAKRAYREYYFRPSYILKKLLSVRSFKDFAMYYNGYKMLKKDTK; this is encoded by the coding sequence ATGAAATATAAGCAGATTCTACTTACTCGTCCACCTACAGGGTCAAATGCTTTACAAGGTGGCTCTGATGCAGATCCTCATCCACAACCTCCATTGGGCTTGGCTTATCTTGCGGGAGTTATTGAAAGACTACCCGATGTTAATGTTTTAGATATTCTTGATGGTAATTTCTCAAAAAATTATGTTTACGATGTAAAAATGGCAGTAAAAAAACACAATCCTGATCTAGTTGGATTTAGTGCATTTACTCCTTTTGCAAATCCTGCATTAGAAGCTGCAACTGCTGTAAAAGAAGTCAATCCGTCAATTCTTACCGTTTTAGGAGGACCACATGCTGTTCTAGCTGATGTCACTATGAGAAAATGTCCTGCATTAGATGTAATTGTGTATGATGAGGGTGAAGGACAAATCGAAGAGATTGTTAGTGGGAAACCTCTCTCTGATGTAGCTGGTTTGTTTATCAGAAAGGAAGGAAAAGTAGTACCAACAGCACCGCGATCATACATAGATAATATGGATTCATTGCCATATCCTGCTTATCATAAATTGCCACATTTTCCTGACGGTTATCACCCACATCCTCCAAAGAGTACTGGAAAAAAATGGTCTAGTATTATGTGGTCTCGCGGTTGTCCATTTTTCTGCAATTACTGTAATAGAGAAAATAGTTTTGGATTAAAATTTAGAAACCAGTCTCCTGAGTATGTAGTTGATCATATCAAATATCTTCATTCAGAATATGGAATCGAAGAATTGACTTTCTATGATGATGTGATGTCGCTTAATAGAAAAGCAACCATGACATTAATGAAGGCGATGAATCCTGAAAAACTAGGTTTCAAGCTAGATTGGGATGCTGAAACTCGTGTAGATCTAGTTGACAAGGAATTGCTATTGGAAATGAAAAAAGCAGGATGCAGGATGATCTCTTATGGAATAGAACATGGAGTGTTTATTCATGAAATTAAAGGTGGCAGAGCAACTCTCAAGCAAGCTGAGGATGCCGTAAGATGGACACATGAGGCTGGAATTCAGACTGTTGGATATTATATGATTGGGTTGCCACAAGAAACAGAAGAGACAATCAAGAAAACAATCGAGTTTGCAAAAAAATTAGATTGTACGTATGCGCAGTTTGCAATAACTATGCCGTTTCCTGGTAACAAGCTGTATGATGAAGCCATAAAGTCTGGCTTGATTCAACTAGATGATACTTGGGACAAGTTTGTCTATGCCGGTGTTGGTTCTGGTGGAATTCAAGCTCCAGTTTTAACTACAAATGCATTATCTGCCAAAGATTTGGCATATTGGGCAAAAAGAGCATACCGTGAATATTATTTCAGACCTTCTTACATACTCAAAAAATTGCTTAGTGTTAGAAGTTTCAAAGATTTTGCAATGTATTACAATGGTTACAAGATGTTGAAAAAAGATACCAAGTGA